In one Saimiri boliviensis isolate mSaiBol1 chromosome 21, mSaiBol1.pri, whole genome shotgun sequence genomic region, the following are encoded:
- the CRYBB2 gene encoding beta-crystallin B2 isoform X2, whose protein sequence is MASDHQTQAGKPQSLNPKIIIFEQENFQGHSHELNGPCPNLKETGVEKAGSVLVQAGPWVGYEQANCKGEQFVFEKGEYPRWDSWTSSRRTDSLSSLRPIKVDSQEHKIILYENPNFTGKKMEIIDDDVPSFHAHGYQEKVSSVRVQSGTWVGYQYPGYRGLQYLLEKGDYKDSSDFGAPHPQVQSVRRIRDMQWHQRGAFHPSN, encoded by the exons ATCATCATCTTTGAGCAGGAAAACTTTCAGGGCCACTCGCATGAGCTCAATGGCCCCTGCCCCAACCTGAAGGAGACTGGTGTGGAGAAGGCAGGCTCTGTCCTAGTGCAGGCTGGACC CTGGGTGGGCTATGAACAGGCCAACTGCAAGGGTGAGCAGTTTGTGTTTGAGAAGGGCGAGTACCCCCGCTGGGACTCGTGGACCAGCAGCCGGAGGACAGACTCCCTGAGCTCTCTGAGGCCCATCAAAGTG GACAGCCAAGAGCACAAGATCATCCTCTATGAAAACCCCAACTTCACCGGGAAGAAGATGGAAATCATAGATGATGATGTGCCCAGCTTCCACGCCCACGGCTACCAGGAGAAGGTGTCCTCTGTGCGGGTGCAGAGTGGCAC GTGGGTTGGCTACCAGTACCCCGGCTACCGCGGGCTGCAGTATCTGCTGGAGAAAGGAGACTATAAGGACAGCAGCGACTTCGGGGCCCCTCACCCCCAGGTGCAGTCCGTTCGCCGCATCCGCGACATGCAGTGGCACCAGCGTGGCGCCTTCCACCCCTCCAACTAG